In Bacillota bacterium, the following are encoded in one genomic region:
- a CDS encoding DNA polymerase III subunit alpha has product MGSARFNHLHLHTEFSLLDGAARVEQAVSRAAAMGCTALAVTDHGVMYGVVPFYQSCRQHGIKPVLGCEVYVARRTRHDRQPKVDEDPHHLVLLARDQEGYRNLVRLVSLAHLEGFYYRPRVDWELLERYHGGLVALSACLAGEVPRAILEGEQAGDDGRRAREVVARYRELFGRDSFYLEVQENGLAPQRQVNREMVRLAREMGVGLVATNDVHYLEQADARMHDVLLCIQTQTTVDDPGRLRFGSDQFYLRSPEEMAGLFRELPQALEATLDIAESCQVELPSGRLHLPQFPVPEGHSEASHLRHLCYQRLPGRYADPPPEVRERLEYELTMIERMGYPGYFLIVWDFVEFARQNGIPVGPGRGSAAGSLVAYVLGITDVDPLRHGLLFERFLNPDRVTMPDMDIDFCFERRDEVIRYVVEKYGQDCVAQIVTFGTMKARAAIRDVGRALGLPYGEVDRIAKMVPAVLGITLEQALATSPDLAQAYRGREEVRELIDLARRMEGMPRHASVHAAGVVIAPEPLVGLVPLQKTPDGAVVTQFPMEVLEELGLLKMDFLGLRNLTVIDHAVKLIEKMGQRVDWNTIALDDPAVYALLGRGETLGIFQLEAGWVQDLLRQLRPATFEDIVAIVALVRPGPMEQIPEYQRAKQSGARYLHPSLEPILKDTYGVMIYQEQVMQVVSRLAGFTLAQADLLRRGMAKKKPELVAAQRVRFIEGAVSRGVDRQVAEQVFAAIERFAGYAFNRSHAAAYALLAYRTAYLKAHYPLPYMVALLTSVMDSSDDVALYIDECRRLGVTLLPPDINRGELAFSIERDEDGRDAIRFGLGAVKNLGRAAIESIVRARQQGPFRSLHDFCERVDTRLLNRRAAESLIKAGAFDTLGARRAQLMAILDQALERGQGDSRGAGQLSFFDLGAEAFAAQDQLPGVPEFPPQALLAMEKEVLGLYLSGHPLDSYRQHLERGATCRCGALADAPDGSAVTVGGVVLGIKRITTRAGEPMGFVELEDMSGHVEVVVFPRVFERFRGCLVKDAVVLVKGTLQRSEGEEGQRVAKVMAEEVVPLACPGSLVVALRTAEQEEKALRELKGILARYPGSMPVRVDFAGRKKAILVDPGLWVEDTNELRWELQDLLGDGAVYAAGEVG; this is encoded by the coding sequence ATGGGTTCGGCCCGATTCAATCACCTCCATCTGCACACCGAATTCAGCCTGCTGGACGGCGCCGCCCGCGTGGAACAGGCGGTTTCCCGGGCGGCGGCCATGGGATGCACGGCCCTGGCGGTCACGGACCACGGGGTCATGTACGGGGTGGTGCCCTTCTACCAGTCCTGCCGGCAGCACGGCATCAAGCCCGTCCTGGGGTGCGAGGTGTACGTGGCGCGGCGTACCCGGCACGACCGTCAGCCCAAGGTGGATGAGGACCCCCATCACCTGGTCCTGCTGGCCCGCGACCAGGAGGGTTATCGCAACCTGGTGCGCCTGGTCTCCCTGGCTCACCTGGAGGGATTCTACTACCGACCACGGGTGGACTGGGAGTTGCTCGAGCGGTACCATGGGGGGCTGGTTGCCCTGAGTGCCTGTCTGGCCGGGGAGGTCCCGCGCGCCATCCTGGAGGGCGAGCAGGCGGGAGACGACGGTCGGCGCGCCCGGGAGGTGGTGGCCAGGTACCGGGAGCTGTTCGGCCGGGATTCCTTCTATCTGGAGGTGCAGGAGAACGGCCTGGCCCCCCAGCGCCAGGTCAACCGGGAGATGGTGCGCCTGGCCCGGGAAATGGGAGTGGGCCTGGTGGCCACCAACGACGTGCATTACCTGGAGCAGGCGGACGCCCGTATGCACGACGTCCTCCTGTGCATCCAGACCCAGACCACCGTGGACGACCCCGGGCGCCTGCGGTTTGGCTCGGACCAGTTCTACCTGCGCTCGCCCGAGGAGATGGCCGGCCTCTTCCGGGAATTGCCCCAGGCTCTGGAAGCCACCCTGGACATCGCCGAGAGCTGCCAGGTGGAGCTCCCGTCCGGCCGGCTTCACCTTCCCCAGTTCCCCGTCCCCGAGGGACACAGCGAGGCCTCCCACCTGCGCCATCTCTGCTACCAGCGGCTGCCCGGGCGCTACGCCGACCCGCCCCCCGAGGTGAGGGAGCGCCTGGAGTACGAACTGACCATGATCGAGCGCATGGGATACCCGGGCTACTTCCTGATCGTTTGGGACTTCGTGGAATTCGCGCGGCAGAACGGCATCCCGGTAGGGCCAGGACGGGGATCGGCCGCCGGGAGCCTGGTCGCCTACGTGCTGGGGATCACCGACGTCGATCCCCTCCGTCACGGGCTTCTCTTCGAGCGCTTCCTCAACCCCGATCGGGTCACCATGCCGGACATGGACATCGACTTCTGTTTTGAACGGCGCGACGAAGTGATCCGTTACGTGGTGGAGAAATACGGCCAGGACTGCGTGGCCCAGATCGTCACCTTCGGTACCATGAAGGCCCGGGCCGCCATCCGCGACGTGGGCCGCGCCCTGGGTCTCCCGTACGGGGAAGTGGATCGCATCGCCAAGATGGTCCCCGCCGTGCTGGGCATCACCCTGGAGCAGGCCCTGGCCACCAGTCCCGACCTGGCCCAGGCATATCGGGGCCGGGAGGAGGTACGGGAACTCATCGATCTGGCCCGCCGCATGGAGGGAATGCCCCGGCACGCTTCCGTACATGCCGCCGGCGTGGTCATTGCCCCCGAACCCCTGGTGGGCCTGGTGCCCTTGCAGAAGACGCCTGACGGCGCCGTGGTCACCCAGTTCCCCATGGAAGTGCTGGAGGAACTGGGCCTCCTCAAGATGGACTTCCTGGGGCTGCGCAACCTCACCGTCATCGACCACGCGGTGAAGCTGATCGAGAAGATGGGGCAGCGGGTGGATTGGAACACGATAGCGCTGGACGACCCGGCGGTGTATGCGCTCCTCGGGCGGGGGGAGACCCTGGGGATATTCCAGCTGGAAGCCGGCTGGGTTCAGGACCTCCTGCGCCAGCTGCGCCCCGCCACCTTCGAGGACATCGTGGCCATCGTGGCCCTGGTGCGCCCCGGTCCCATGGAGCAGATACCCGAGTACCAGCGTGCCAAGCAGAGCGGGGCCCGGTACCTGCATCCCAGCCTGGAGCCCATCCTGAAGGACACCTACGGCGTGATGATCTACCAGGAGCAGGTCATGCAGGTGGTGTCGCGCCTGGCCGGATTTACCCTGGCCCAGGCCGACCTCTTGCGCCGGGGGATGGCCAAGAAGAAGCCGGAACTGGTGGCGGCGCAAAGGGTTCGTTTCATCGAAGGTGCGGTGAGCCGGGGAGTGGATCGCCAGGTGGCGGAGCAGGTGTTCGCGGCCATCGAGCGGTTTGCCGGTTACGCCTTCAACCGCAGTCATGCGGCTGCCTACGCCCTGCTGGCCTACCGCACGGCGTACCTCAAAGCCCACTATCCCCTGCCATACATGGTGGCCCTCCTCACCTCGGTGATGGACTCCAGTGACGACGTGGCCCTGTACATAGACGAGTGCCGTCGCCTGGGGGTGACCCTGCTGCCCCCCGACATCAACCGGGGGGAGCTGGCATTCAGCATCGAAAGGGACGAGGACGGGCGCGATGCCATCCGTTTCGGCCTGGGGGCCGTGAAGAACCTGGGCCGGGCGGCCATCGAATCCATCGTGCGGGCGCGCCAGCAGGGGCCCTTCCGTTCTCTCCACGACTTCTGCGAACGGGTGGACACCCGCCTCCTCAACCGCAGGGCAGCGGAAAGCCTCATCAAGGCAGGGGCCTTCGATACCCTGGGGGCCCGGCGGGCCCAACTCATGGCCATCCTCGATCAGGCCCTGGAGCGGGGTCAGGGAGACTCCCGCGGGGCCGGGCAGCTGTCATTCTTCGACCTGGGGGCGGAGGCCTTCGCCGCTCAGGATCAGCTGCCGGGCGTGCCCGAATTCCCCCCGCAGGCCCTGCTGGCCATGGAAAAGGAAGTGCTCGGCCTGTACCTTTCCGGTCACCCTCTCGACTCCTACCGCCAGCACCTGGAGAGGGGGGCCACCTGCCGCTGCGGGGCCCTGGCCGATGCGCCCGACGGAAGCGCGGTTACGGTGGGGGGTGTGGTGCTGGGCATCAAGCGCATTACCACCAGGGCAGGGGAACCGATGGGATTCGTGGAACTGGAAGATATGTCGGGGCACGTCGAGGTGGTGGTGTTTCCGCGGGTTTTCGAGCGCTTCCGGGGGTGCCTGGTGAAGGACGCGGTGGTCCTGGTGAAGGGGACCCTGCAGCGATCCGAGGGCGAAGAAGGGCAGCGCGTGGCTAAGGTGATGGCCGAGGAGGTGGTCCCCCTGGCCTGCCCGGGGTCGCTGGTGGTGGCGCTCCGCACGGCGGAGCAGGAGGAAAAAGCCCTGCGCGAGTTGAAGGGCATCCTGGCGCGATATCCGGGCAGCATGCCGGTACGGGTTGATTTCGCAGGGCGGAAGAAGGCGATCCTGGTCGATCCGGGCCTGTGGGTGGAGGATACCAACGAGTTGCGATGGGAGTTGCAGGATCTGCTTGGGGATGGCGCCGTTTACGCGGCGGGAGAGGTGGGCTAG
- a CDS encoding glutamate decarboxylase, giving the protein MGGSKTATGVWKVVYVAPHHSVAEAAREALVREGFYVLLRPVQAVAGPSPIEVLVPRSEAVEATRILQVVLGRIYGCDDAW; this is encoded by the coding sequence ATGGGCGGGAGCAAGACGGCGACCGGGGTCTGGAAGGTGGTGTATGTCGCTCCCCACCATTCGGTGGCAGAGGCTGCCCGGGAGGCGCTGGTTCGGGAGGGATTCTACGTCCTGCTCCGCCCCGTGCAGGCGGTGGCGGGACCCTCGCCCATTGAGGTCCTGGTGCCCAGGAGCGAGGCCGTCGAGGCCACGCGGATTTTGCAGGTGGTCCTGGGCAGAATCTATGGCTGTGACGACGCCTGGTGA
- the murD gene encoding UDP-N-acetylmuramoyl-L-alanine--D-glutamate ligase, with the protein MHLKGKKVAVVGLGVSNLGLVRFLLLQGARVTVLDRKPAEELAGRLEEVRQAQAGPGGPGARERASPVRAVLGPGYLDALDEGFDVIFLTPGMPKRLPQVEEARRRGAVVSGEIPLFLELCPAPVVGITGSAGKTTTSTLVARMLEASGYQVYLGGNIGLPLIDRVDRIPSDARVVLELSSFQLELTGRSPHVGVLLNLLPDHMDVHSSWDEYVAAKRRVFLFQGPRDCAVLNGEDELVAPLAEEAPGKVLFFGERGPFPQGAWVEGGGAARQVVLRLPGEEARPVCAVGSLRLVGRHNLLNALAAVTAAGLMGAGRAAMAEVLGDFAGVSHRLERVAEVDGVLYVDDSIATTPDRARAALAALPGPLILIAGGYDKKLDFTSFARALPGRVRHLILMGATAPRIRAAVEQLPGPDLPAPVLHEVGGMAEAVELARSLARSGDTVLLSPACASFDMFRNYEERGTIFAELVRRMAGEGAS; encoded by the coding sequence TTGCACCTCAAGGGCAAGAAGGTGGCAGTGGTCGGCCTGGGCGTCTCCAACCTGGGCCTGGTACGGTTTCTCCTGCTCCAGGGGGCGCGGGTGACCGTCCTGGACCGGAAGCCAGCCGAGGAACTGGCCGGTCGCCTGGAAGAAGTACGCCAGGCCCAGGCGGGCCCGGGTGGGCCGGGCGCAAGGGAGCGGGCGTCCCCCGTGCGTGCCGTGCTCGGTCCCGGCTACCTGGACGCCCTGGATGAAGGATTCGACGTCATCTTCCTCACGCCGGGGATGCCCAAGCGCCTTCCCCAGGTGGAGGAGGCCCGCCGCCGGGGCGCCGTGGTTTCCGGGGAGATCCCCCTCTTCCTGGAGCTGTGTCCGGCCCCCGTGGTGGGAATCACCGGCAGTGCGGGTAAGACCACCACCTCCACGCTGGTGGCCCGCATGCTGGAGGCATCGGGCTATCAGGTGTACCTGGGGGGTAACATCGGGCTACCCCTCATCGACCGGGTGGATCGTATTCCGTCCGACGCCCGCGTGGTCCTGGAGCTTTCGTCATTTCAGCTGGAGCTCACCGGGCGCAGCCCCCACGTGGGAGTGCTGCTGAACCTCCTCCCCGACCACATGGACGTCCACTCCTCCTGGGACGAGTATGTGGCGGCCAAACGCCGGGTTTTCCTGTTTCAGGGGCCGCGGGACTGCGCCGTCCTCAACGGAGAGGACGAGCTGGTGGCGCCCCTGGCAGAGGAGGCACCCGGGAAGGTCCTCTTCTTCGGGGAACGCGGGCCTTTCCCGCAGGGGGCATGGGTGGAGGGGGGGGGCGCAGCCCGGCAGGTGGTGTTGCGTCTGCCGGGGGAGGAAGCCCGCCCGGTGTGCGCGGTGGGCAGCCTGCGTCTGGTGGGACGTCACAACCTGCTCAACGCCCTGGCCGCCGTGACCGCCGCCGGGCTGATGGGGGCCGGGCGGGCCGCCATGGCGGAGGTGCTGGGCGACTTTGCCGGAGTTTCCCATCGCCTGGAGCGGGTGGCGGAGGTGGACGGGGTGCTGTACGTCGACGACTCCATCGCCACCACCCCCGACCGGGCCCGGGCCGCGCTGGCCGCCCTGCCCGGACCCCTTATCCTGATCGCCGGGGGGTACGACAAGAAGCTGGACTTCACCAGCTTTGCCCGCGCCCTGCCGGGCCGGGTGCGTCACCTGATACTGATGGGTGCCACCGCCCCCCGCATCCGCGCGGCCGTGGAGCAGCTGCCCGGGCCCGATCTGCCCGCACCGGTACTGCATGAGGTGGGCGGCATGGCCGAGGCGGTGGAGCTGGCCCGCTCTCTGGCCCGGTCCGGGGACACCGTGCTGCTCTCTCCCGCCTGCGCTTCTTTCGATATGTTCCGGAACTACGAAGAGAGGGGGACGATATTCGCAGAGCTGGTGCGGCGTATGGCGGGGGAGGGTGCATCATGA
- the nth gene encoding endonuclease III has translation MSWGPIDQDLVAAVDRLLQERYGGDRSALLLGQVDSNPVDVLVATVLSQATTDRASLAAFRRLKERFPRWEMLLGASTAQLEKLIAPAGLGRQKALRILDILKALQVRGGGVSLDFLRGMPAEEARRFLEGLPGVGPKTAACVLLFGLGRAAFPVDTHVYRVARRLGLVPEKVDRVRTQKILQESLDPERYFRLHVNLIVHGRQVCRARRPRCSECPLAALCTAASTPPNPQHAQTPLRFPPGRERCRE, from the coding sequence ATGAGCTGGGGCCCCATCGATCAGGATCTGGTGGCGGCGGTGGACCGCCTGTTGCAGGAGCGATATGGCGGTGACCGGTCCGCCCTGTTACTGGGACAGGTGGACTCCAACCCGGTAGACGTGCTGGTGGCCACGGTGCTGTCCCAGGCTACCACCGATCGGGCCAGCCTGGCGGCGTTCCGCCGCCTGAAGGAACGTTTCCCCCGCTGGGAGATGCTGCTCGGAGCCTCGACTGCTCAACTGGAAAAGCTCATTGCTCCCGCCGGCCTGGGGCGCCAGAAGGCCCTGCGCATCCTGGATATCCTCAAAGCACTCCAGGTCCGCGGCGGCGGGGTTTCCCTGGACTTCCTGCGCGGGATGCCCGCGGAGGAGGCGCGTCGGTTTCTCGAAGGGTTGCCCGGAGTGGGTCCCAAGACGGCTGCCTGCGTCCTGCTCTTCGGGCTGGGGCGGGCGGCGTTTCCGGTGGATACCCACGTGTACCGGGTGGCGCGCAGGCTGGGTCTCGTGCCCGAGAAGGTGGACCGGGTGCGGACGCAAAAGATCTTACAGGAGAGCCTGGACCCGGAGCGCTACTTTCGCCTGCACGTCAACCTCATCGTCCATGGTCGGCAAGTGTGCCGGGCCCGGCGCCCCCGGTGCTCCGAGTGTCCCTTGGCGGCCCTTTGTACTGCCGCTTCCACTCCTCCCAACCCTCAACATGCGCAAACTCCGCTTCGATTTCCGCCCGGTCGGGAACGATGTCGGGAATGA